In the Flagellimonas sp. MMG031 genome, one interval contains:
- a CDS encoding DUF3810 domain-containing protein, translating to MRQKTKTIIAIALPIQVVLVQWIGSNPQFVEDYYSNGLYLYISSFLRIVFGWIPFSIGDIIYTALGILAIRFVYKNWKNITKKPLLFLKDIVVVLSLVFFAFHLLWGMNYHRQPITWKLGIEREYTVDELVEFTRYIVTQTNQYQHEITGDTISPVHIPYSKSEIFTKTEEAYDNFAKQYPDFGFEYHSLKSSIYSVPLTFMGYGGYLNPFTNEAQVNGITPKFRLPTVSCHEVGHQLGYSAEGATNFIGFLVASESDDSYFKYSAYNHALGYCLTDLFYKDEERYNEIVATINMGVKENFNELRDFWEKYENPMEPVFKSVFNTFLKVNNQKEGIKSYNGVVGLMINHRKQQMGHLSNL from the coding sequence ATGCGACAAAAAACCAAGACCATCATTGCCATCGCACTCCCGATTCAAGTCGTATTGGTCCAATGGATAGGGAGTAATCCCCAATTTGTGGAAGATTATTATAGTAATGGGCTTTACCTTTACATTTCAAGCTTTTTGAGAATTGTATTTGGTTGGATTCCGTTTTCGATTGGGGATATCATCTATACCGCGCTTGGTATCTTGGCCATCCGGTTTGTTTATAAAAACTGGAAAAACATCACAAAGAAGCCGCTACTTTTCTTAAAGGATATTGTCGTAGTGCTTTCCCTTGTGTTTTTTGCATTCCACCTACTTTGGGGCATGAACTATCATAGACAACCCATCACTTGGAAACTTGGGATAGAGCGGGAATATACGGTTGACGAGCTGGTGGAGTTTACTCGGTATATCGTAACCCAAACCAATCAATATCAACATGAAATTACTGGAGATACCATTTCGCCAGTACATATCCCCTATTCCAAATCGGAAATATTTACCAAAACGGAAGAGGCCTACGATAACTTTGCAAAGCAATACCCAGATTTCGGGTTTGAGTATCACAGCTTAAAATCATCCATTTATAGCGTCCCCCTAACTTTTATGGGCTATGGGGGATACCTCAACCCCTTTACGAACGAAGCCCAAGTGAACGGAATTACGCCCAAGTTCAGATTACCCACGGTGAGTTGTCACGAAGTGGGACACCAATTGGGTTACTCTGCGGAAGGAGCAACCAATTTTATCGGTTTTTTGGTGGCTTCGGAAAGTGACGATTCATATTTTAAATATTCCGCCTACAACCATGCCTTGGGGTATTGCTTAACGGACCTATTTTACAAAGATGAGGAGCGGTACAATGAAATAGTGGCCACCATCAACATGGGGGTCAAAGAAAATTTTAATGAATTACGCGATTTTTGGGAAAAATATGAGAATCCAATGGAACCTGTCTTTAAATCCGTGTTCAACACATTTTTAAAGGTGAACAACCAAAAAGAAGGCATCAAAAGTTACAATGGCGTCGTAGGACTCATGATCAACCACCGAAAACAGCAGATGGGTCACCTTTCAAACTTGTAG
- a CDS encoding DUF6503 family protein, translating to MNKLTVFLFLLGLVACKQEAKNETNEAPVNEVQESMKSETVYPDALAKVFEAHGGLTQWKVQRTLSYVIPKPNMPETHTIDLWSRKDRIDTEQFSMGFDGEQAWLMNGSGKYEGDVGFYHNLMFYFYAMPFVLADDGIVYSATPDLEYEGKKYPGIQIAYESGVGASSKDEYFIHFDPDTHQMAWLGYTVTYRSGESSDNVKWINYGDWQEVNGLMLPKTITWHKYEGRSILEPVNSVTFEEVTLDGKSKPDAFYVKPEAGEYVTIQMN from the coding sequence ATGAACAAATTAACTGTTTTTTTGTTTTTGTTGGGCCTTGTTGCCTGCAAACAAGAGGCTAAAAATGAAACAAACGAAGCTCCGGTAAACGAGGTTCAGGAGAGCATGAAAAGTGAAACTGTTTATCCCGATGCACTCGCAAAGGTGTTTGAGGCCCATGGTGGCTTGACACAGTGGAAAGTACAACGAACCCTATCTTACGTGATTCCCAAGCCAAATATGCCCGAAACCCATACCATTGACCTTTGGTCCAGAAAGGACAGGATCGATACCGAACAATTTTCAATGGGTTTTGATGGGGAGCAGGCTTGGCTCATGAATGGTAGTGGTAAGTACGAAGGTGATGTAGGCTTTTATCATAATTTGATGTTCTACTTTTATGCCATGCCCTTTGTGTTGGCCGATGATGGCATTGTCTATTCCGCCACGCCCGATTTGGAATATGAAGGAAAGAAATACCCTGGAATCCAAATAGCCTATGAATCTGGAGTAGGGGCATCGTCCAAGGACGAATATTTTATTCATTTTGATCCAGACACCCATCAAATGGCTTGGTTGGGGTACACGGTGACGTACCGATCCGGAGAAAGCTCCGACAATGTGAAGTGGATCAATTATGGTGATTGGCAAGAGGTGAATGGCTTGATGCTACCAAAGACCATTACTTGGCACAAGTACGAGGGAAGATCTATATTGGAACCTGTTAATTCCGTGACCTTTGAGGAGGTTACACTTGATGGTAAATCAAAACCTGATGCGTTTTATGTCAAACCTGAAGCAGGGGAGTATGTAACCATCCAGATGAATTAA
- a CDS encoding TrmH family RNA methyltransferase, with amino-acid sequence MAIFTMPMEAKVISSAQNPLIKKILLLKEKSRERRKNGLFVVEGQREIELALKGGYRLQTLLFCPEIMGSVSIRAFTAQSHPEMVQVSESVYGKIAHRATTEGLLGIMESKDHGLEHISFSSTSPLVLVAEAPEKPGNIGALLRTADAAAVDAVLIANPKSDLYSPNIIRSSVGCLFTNQIGVGTTDEIIAFLQTNQIKIYCAALTASKNYVDCDFKAASALVMGTEATGLTEKWLQNSDQNIIIPMQGEIDSMNVSVSAAILIFEAKRQRGF; translated from the coding sequence ATGGCTATTTTTACCATGCCTATGGAAGCCAAAGTAATCAGTAGTGCCCAAAATCCGTTGATTAAAAAAATCCTACTGCTCAAGGAGAAATCCCGCGAACGCAGAAAGAATGGGCTTTTTGTCGTGGAAGGTCAGCGCGAAATCGAATTGGCCCTAAAAGGAGGTTACCGATTGCAAACCCTTCTTTTTTGTCCAGAAATTATGGGTTCCGTTTCCATTAGGGCATTTACTGCCCAATCACACCCAGAAATGGTACAGGTTTCCGAAAGTGTTTACGGCAAAATCGCACATCGGGCCACTACGGAAGGCCTACTGGGCATCATGGAATCCAAAGATCATGGATTGGAGCACATTTCCTTTTCCAGTACATCACCTTTGGTGTTGGTTGCCGAAGCTCCCGAAAAGCCGGGCAATATTGGCGCCCTGCTGCGAACTGCCGATGCGGCCGCCGTAGATGCCGTTTTGATTGCAAATCCCAAATCCGACCTGTATAGTCCAAACATTATCCGTTCCAGTGTGGGGTGTCTGTTTACCAACCAAATTGGCGTAGGAACCACGGACGAGATCATTGCTTTTTTACAAACCAACCAAATCAAAATTTACTGTGCTGCCTTAACCGCTTCCAAAAATTATGTGGACTGTGATTTTAAAGCCGCCTCGGCCCTAGTGATGGGTACCGAGGCTACTGGATTGACCGAAAAATGGCTTCAAAATTCAGACCAAAACATCATTATACCGATGCAAGGAGAAATAGACTCCATGAATGTTTCGGTATCCGCTGCAATACTTATATTTGAGGCGAAGCGCCAGCGCGGATTTTAA
- a CDS encoding amidohydrolase family protein produces the protein MKLKLLALLFFMGSVSLLAQDYFPINDGVKAKKNNNYMAFTNAKIYVTPTQVIDKGTLLIQNGKVVQVGKSVNIPKNAVVEDLSGKSIYPSFIDIYSGFGVKLPEEARGGGRSAQYEPSREGFYWNDHIMPENDAINNFSYDAKAAKELRNAGFGAINAHIEDGIARGTGLLVALNDEASEAQRILSDRSAQYFSFEKSRASRQSYPSSLMGAMALMRQVYYDMDWYSKGNVDTKDRSLEALIANQGLTQIYAAGDNGNVLRADKIGDLFGIQYTILAGGDEYERIDDIKATNAKLILPLNFPDAFDVSNPYEAKYIALKDMRHWNLAPSNPKVLADNGVEFSITLHGLKSPKDLKEKIMKAITYGLSKTKALEALTTVPAQILGKSNEIGTLQAGSQANFLITSGDLFDKGTTLYENWVQGTKNIIESMDVIDIRGDYDLAVNGTTYKVSLTGEASKPKAEIKKGDTTVDSKIDYSADWLNISFSEDNVGSYRMVAQVMPNTKTIKGNVVLPNGDETSAILTQTAGFEEKAKDEKQAEKPELIALTYPNVGYGYKTKPKQEDMLFKNATVWTGESILENTDVLIKKGKIAKVGKDLRAGGATVVDATGKHLTAGIIDEHTHIAALSINEGGQNSSAEVHMEDVVDPKDMDIYRNLAGGVTTAQLLHGSANPIGGQSAILRFKWGENAEGLIFENSPKFIKFALGENVKQSNWGSYSRFPQTRMGVEQVYTDYFQRAKEYDELKKSGQPYRYDEEMETLAEILNGERFISCHSYVQSEINMMMKVAEKFGFRVNTFTHILEGYKVADKMAEHGVGGGTFSDWWAYKYEVNDAIPYNAAIMTSQGVTVAINSDDAEMSRRLNQEAAKTVKYGGMSEIEAWKTVTLNPAKLLHLDDRVGSIEEGKDADVVLWTDHPLSIYAKAEKTLVEGTVYFDLEKDKMMRESVKKERNKLIGMMLNENKKGGDSRTPVQSKKERFECDTL, from the coding sequence ATGAAACTTAAACTTTTAGCGCTGCTTTTCTTCATGGGCAGTGTTTCTTTGTTGGCACAGGATTACTTTCCAATAAACGACGGTGTCAAAGCAAAGAAAAACAACAATTACATGGCATTCACCAATGCCAAGATCTATGTAACCCCTACCCAGGTCATCGACAAGGGTACGCTGCTCATTCAAAATGGCAAAGTGGTACAAGTGGGGAAATCCGTGAACATTCCCAAGAATGCGGTCGTGGAGGACCTTAGCGGAAAATCCATCTACCCATCATTTATCGATATCTACTCCGGCTTTGGGGTAAAACTTCCCGAAGAGGCCAGAGGAGGCGGCAGGTCTGCACAATATGAACCATCGAGAGAGGGCTTTTATTGGAACGACCATATTATGCCAGAGAATGATGCCATTAACAACTTTTCGTATGATGCCAAAGCGGCCAAAGAGCTCAGAAATGCAGGATTTGGCGCTATCAATGCCCATATCGAGGACGGTATCGCCAGAGGAACCGGACTACTGGTTGCCTTGAACGATGAAGCTTCCGAAGCACAACGCATACTTTCCGATAGGTCGGCACAATATTTCTCTTTTGAAAAAAGTAGGGCCTCACGTCAGTCCTACCCAAGTTCCCTAATGGGTGCCATGGCCTTGATGCGCCAGGTGTATTACGACATGGACTGGTACAGCAAAGGCAATGTGGATACCAAGGACCGTTCCTTGGAAGCATTGATCGCCAACCAAGGCCTCACCCAAATTTATGCCGCTGGTGACAATGGCAATGTGTTGCGAGCCGATAAAATCGGCGACCTTTTCGGGATTCAGTATACCATTTTGGCCGGAGGCGATGAATATGAGCGCATCGATGACATTAAGGCAACCAATGCCAAACTGATCTTGCCGCTCAATTTCCCGGATGCCTTTGATGTATCCAACCCTTACGAAGCAAAATACATTGCTTTGAAAGACATGAGACATTGGAACTTAGCGCCTTCAAACCCAAAAGTGTTGGCAGACAATGGTGTGGAGTTCTCCATAACCCTTCATGGCCTGAAATCACCAAAGGATTTGAAAGAAAAAATCATGAAGGCCATTACTTACGGACTTTCCAAAACCAAAGCTTTGGAAGCCTTGACGACTGTTCCCGCACAAATTTTAGGGAAATCGAACGAAATAGGCACCCTTCAAGCAGGAAGCCAAGCCAACTTCTTGATTACTTCAGGTGACCTATTTGACAAAGGAACCACCCTCTACGAAAACTGGGTACAGGGCACCAAAAATATTATAGAAAGCATGGACGTTATCGACATTCGCGGTGATTATGACCTTGCTGTCAACGGCACCACCTACAAAGTTTCCTTGACCGGAGAGGCCAGTAAGCCAAAGGCAGAAATCAAAAAAGGAGATACAACCGTAGATTCCAAGATAGATTATTCTGCTGATTGGCTGAACATTTCCTTTAGCGAGGACAATGTGGGTTCTTACCGAATGGTGGCTCAAGTAATGCCAAACACTAAGACCATTAAAGGAAATGTAGTGCTCCCCAATGGCGATGAAACATCGGCAATTTTGACTCAGACCGCTGGGTTCGAGGAGAAAGCCAAAGATGAAAAGCAGGCCGAAAAGCCAGAACTTATCGCACTGACCTATCCGAATGTGGGCTATGGATACAAGACCAAGCCAAAGCAAGAGGATATGCTCTTCAAGAACGCTACGGTGTGGACCGGTGAAAGCATTTTGGAAAATACGGATGTCCTCATCAAAAAAGGAAAGATTGCCAAAGTAGGCAAAGACCTTCGTGCTGGTGGCGCTACCGTTGTGGATGCGACAGGCAAGCACCTTACCGCAGGTATCATTGACGAACACACCCATATTGCGGCCCTTTCCATCAACGAGGGAGGTCAAAACTCATCCGCCGAAGTGCATATGGAGGATGTGGTAGACCCTAAGGACATGGACATTTACCGCAACTTGGCCGGTGGTGTGACCACAGCTCAATTATTGCATGGCTCCGCCAACCCAATAGGAGGACAATCAGCCATTTTACGATTTAAGTGGGGCGAAAATGCTGAAGGATTGATTTTTGAAAACTCACCCAAGTTCATCAAGTTTGCTTTGGGCGAGAACGTAAAACAATCCAACTGGGGCAGTTATTCCCGTTTCCCACAGACCAGAATGGGTGTGGAGCAAGTCTACACGGATTACTTCCAACGTGCCAAAGAATACGATGAGTTGAAAAAGAGTGGACAACCCTACCGCTACGATGAGGAAATGGAAACCTTGGCGGAAATTTTGAATGGGGAACGCTTCATTTCTTGCCACTCCTACGTACAAAGTGAAATCAACATGATGATGAAGGTGGCTGAAAAATTTGGCTTCCGCGTCAACACGTTCACCCACATCTTGGAAGGCTACAAAGTAGCCGATAAAATGGCCGAACACGGTGTTGGAGGGGGAACCTTTAGCGACTGGTGGGCTTACAAATACGAGGTAAACGACGCCATTCCATACAACGCAGCCATCATGACAAGTCAAGGGGTGACTGTGGCCATCAACAGTGATGACGCCGAGATGTCGAGAAGGTTGAACCAAGAAGCCGCCAAAACGGTAAAATATGGTGGTATGTCAGAAATTGAAGCTTGGAAAACAGTCACTTTGAACCCAGCCAAGTTGTTGCATTTGGATGACCGCGTAGGCAGCATCGAAGAAGGCAAGGATGCCGATGTGGTACTTTGGACGGACCATCCGTTATCGATTTACGCCAAAGCCGAAAAAACTTTGGTGGAAGGAACGGTTTATTTTGACTTGGAAAAAGATAAAATGATGAGGGAGTCGGTGAAAAAAGAGCGTAACAAGCTGATTGGCATGATGCTGAACGAGAACAAAAAGGGAGGTGACTCCCGAACCCCCGTTCAGAGCAAGAAAGAACGATTTGAATGTGACACCCTTTAA
- a CDS encoding peptidylprolyl isomerase, translated as MKKLFYIIPLFLLVIIGCKSSKYADLGDGIFADIQTTKGDIIIQLEYKKTPVTVANFVSLAEGKNPFVSDEYKDKKFYDGIIFHRVIKDFMIQGGDPTGSGSGNIGYTFKDEFNDSLRHSKKGILSMANRGPKTNSSQFFITHKATPWLDGKHTVFGEVVAGMDVVDSIANVKTGQRDKPATDVVMNHVEIVRNGKEARQFDAVKIMSDYFEEAKAEEEAFKKMKEDLVAQFNEQINEAEETSSGLRILSLKEGEGEEPKVGQMVMVNYAGWLFNGELFDSNIQEVAEKFNQLNPGRRDQGGYRPFPMSYSPDAQLAAGFREGLLTMKVGDKVRLFIPPHLGYGENDYGPIPGGSTLVFDVEIVGIQE; from the coding sequence ATGAAAAAACTATTTTACATCATACCCTTATTTCTCCTGGTGATCATAGGATGCAAATCGAGCAAATATGCCGATTTGGGCGACGGTATTTTTGCCGACATCCAGACGACCAAAGGGGACATCATCATTCAATTGGAATACAAAAAAACCCCGGTGACCGTTGCCAATTTTGTATCCTTGGCCGAGGGCAAGAATCCTTTTGTAAGCGATGAATACAAGGATAAGAAATTCTATGACGGTATTATTTTCCACCGTGTCATCAAAGATTTTATGATTCAAGGTGGTGACCCAACAGGTTCAGGTAGTGGTAATATTGGCTATACGTTTAAGGATGAATTCAACGATTCCTTGCGCCACTCCAAAAAAGGAATCCTATCCATGGCCAACAGAGGTCCTAAAACCAACAGCAGCCAATTCTTTATCACCCATAAAGCTACCCCGTGGTTGGATGGCAAGCACACCGTTTTCGGGGAAGTGGTAGCAGGAATGGATGTGGTCGATTCCATTGCCAATGTAAAAACCGGTCAGCGCGACAAGCCCGCCACCGATGTGGTAATGAACCACGTGGAAATTGTTCGCAACGGCAAAGAGGCAAGACAATTTGATGCCGTTAAAATCATGAGCGACTACTTTGAGGAGGCCAAGGCCGAAGAGGAAGCCTTCAAAAAAATGAAGGAAGATTTGGTAGCTCAGTTCAACGAACAAATCAACGAGGCAGAAGAAACTTCAAGCGGACTTCGCATTCTAAGTTTGAAGGAAGGTGAAGGCGAAGAGCCCAAAGTGGGACAAATGGTAATGGTAAACTACGCCGGTTGGTTGTTCAATGGTGAGCTGTTCGATAGTAACATTCAAGAGGTTGCGGAAAAATTCAATCAATTGAATCCGGGTAGAAGAGATCAGGGCGGTTACCGACCATTCCCCATGTCCTACAGCCCAGATGCACAGCTAGCCGCTGGTTTCCGCGAAGGGCTGTTGACCATGAAGGTCGGAGACAAAGTACGCTTGTTCATTCCCCCACATTTGGGATATGGAGAAAACGACTACGGCCCCATTCCAGGAGGTTCTACCTTGGTTTTTGACGTAGAAATTGTTGGAATCCAAGAATAA
- a CDS encoding M48 family metallopeptidase has translation MEKNLLFYVILAILVVQYLAHQYLEYLNAKRFKSTVPPELADVFDESEYQKSQQYKRTNYKFGVISDGFSLILTICFLVFGGFEWVDQFTRSITEDPIPMALIFFGIIMLGSALLGLPFSYYRTFVIEEQYGFNKTSPSTFFSDKLKGGILTVILGGGILTLFMLFYQSTGPYFWIYAWIAVGIFILFINLFYSRLIVPLFNKQTPLEDGSLKSSIENYAQKVGFELQNIFVIDGSKRSTKANAYFSGFGKEKRITLFDTLIQDLSEDEIVAVLAHEVGHYKRNHIIVNLIVSLLTTGLTLYILSLFINHPEISLAIGVSTPSFHAALVGFALLYSPISELTGLLMNYVSRKFEFQADDFAKTTFASQPLVSSLKKLSKKSLSNLTPHPAYVFVHYSHPPLVERIRNLKA, from the coding sequence ATGGAAAAAAACTTGCTCTTTTATGTCATCCTGGCCATCCTTGTGGTCCAATATCTGGCTCACCAGTATTTGGAGTACCTGAACGCCAAGCGTTTCAAATCGACCGTACCTCCTGAACTGGCCGATGTTTTTGATGAATCTGAATATCAAAAATCCCAACAATATAAACGGACCAATTACAAGTTCGGGGTAATTTCTGATGGTTTTTCCCTTATCTTGACCATCTGCTTTCTGGTTTTTGGAGGTTTCGAGTGGGTAGATCAATTCACACGTTCCATCACCGAAGACCCGATTCCCATGGCCTTGATTTTCTTCGGAATCATTATGCTGGGAAGTGCGCTTTTGGGCCTACCGTTTTCCTATTACCGAACATTTGTGATCGAAGAGCAGTACGGATTCAACAAAACCAGTCCATCCACCTTTTTCTCGGATAAACTAAAAGGAGGCATCCTCACGGTTATTCTTGGAGGTGGTATTTTGACATTGTTCATGTTGTTTTATCAATCCACAGGACCTTATTTTTGGATCTATGCGTGGATAGCCGTTGGTATTTTCATCCTGTTCATCAATTTGTTTTACAGTCGATTGATCGTGCCCCTGTTCAATAAACAAACGCCCTTGGAAGACGGAAGCCTTAAAAGTTCCATAGAAAACTACGCCCAAAAAGTGGGTTTTGAGCTTCAAAATATCTTTGTTATCGATGGTTCCAAGCGCTCCACTAAAGCGAATGCCTATTTTTCTGGTTTCGGAAAAGAAAAACGCATTACCTTGTTCGATACCCTGATCCAAGATTTGAGCGAGGATGAAATTGTGGCCGTTTTGGCGCACGAAGTCGGACATTACAAACGCAACCACATCATTGTCAACCTGATTGTCTCCTTATTGACGACGGGACTTACCCTTTACATTCTATCATTGTTCATCAACCACCCCGAAATCTCATTGGCCATTGGGGTATCTACTCCTAGTTTTCATGCCGCGCTGGTAGGGTTTGCATTGTTGTACAGCCCCATATCGGAACTTACGGGATTGCTCATGAACTATGTGTCGAGAAAATTTGAATTTCAGGCTGATGACTTCGCGAAGACTACCTTTGCTTCGCAACCCTTGGTATCTTCCTTAAAGAAGTTGTCCAAAAAGAGCTTGAGCAACCTCACGCCCCACCCCGCTTATGTTTTTGTGCATTACTCCCATCCGCCCTTAGTAGAGCGCATCCGAAACCTTAAGGCATAG
- a CDS encoding amidohydrolase family protein → MKKIILIITLVFGVTLNAQQTPAPPQSEQVAIIGATAHIGNGEVIENCTIIFNDGKITAIGAGLTAPTKGTTINAEGKHVYPGFIAPSKSLGLVEVDAVRASDDQDEIGEMIPHVRSLIAYNAESKVVESMRPNGVLIGQITPQGGTISGTSSIVQFDAWNWEDAALKTDDGIHMNWPNFFRRGRWWAGEERGFIPNKEYAKEMDDIKMFFQNSIAYGKTGAGDKNLPFAAMQGLFDGSQRLFIHADGEKEMTDAVTLAKNMGVKNVVIVGGYRANKIAGFLKEHNIPVLVNVTHSLPEFDDDDYDLTYKLPKLLVDAGLLVAIQNEDMANFQTRNMAFYAGQTVAQGLDKETALQLITGNTAKILGIDDMYGTLEEGKSATLFISEGDALDMRTNKLSKAYIDGRDISLETHQTELWKRYMGKYERQQEGQ, encoded by the coding sequence ATGAAAAAAATAATCTTAATCATAACATTAGTTTTTGGGGTCACATTGAACGCACAGCAGACCCCTGCCCCACCTCAATCCGAGCAAGTTGCCATTATTGGTGCAACGGCCCATATTGGTAACGGAGAGGTCATAGAGAATTGTACCATCATTTTTAATGATGGAAAGATTACCGCCATCGGTGCCGGTTTAACGGCGCCCACAAAAGGCACCACGATCAATGCCGAAGGCAAACACGTGTATCCAGGATTTATAGCACCCTCCAAATCATTGGGATTGGTAGAGGTTGACGCGGTGAGAGCTAGTGACGATCAGGACGAAATCGGGGAAATGATTCCCCATGTTCGTAGTTTGATTGCTTACAATGCAGAATCGAAAGTAGTGGAAAGTATGCGTCCCAATGGTGTTCTCATAGGACAAATCACTCCTCAGGGTGGCACCATCTCCGGAACCTCCAGCATTGTACAGTTTGATGCATGGAACTGGGAGGATGCAGCCCTGAAAACTGACGATGGTATTCACATGAACTGGCCCAATTTCTTTAGAAGGGGTCGTTGGTGGGCCGGCGAGGAAAGAGGCTTTATTCCTAATAAAGAGTATGCCAAGGAAATGGATGATATCAAAATGTTTTTCCAGAATTCCATCGCCTACGGAAAAACCGGAGCGGGTGATAAAAATTTGCCCTTCGCGGCCATGCAAGGACTTTTTGATGGGTCCCAACGTCTCTTTATCCATGCCGATGGCGAAAAGGAAATGACCGATGCCGTTACGCTAGCCAAGAACATGGGCGTGAAAAATGTGGTCATCGTGGGAGGTTACCGCGCCAATAAAATCGCTGGATTCCTAAAGGAACACAACATTCCAGTTTTGGTTAATGTAACCCACTCTTTGCCCGAGTTTGATGATGATGATTACGATTTGACCTATAAATTGCCCAAGTTATTGGTGGATGCCGGATTATTGGTGGCCATTCAGAATGAGGATATGGCCAATTTCCAAACCCGAAACATGGCATTTTACGCAGGACAGACCGTGGCACAGGGATTGGACAAAGAAACCGCTTTACAATTGATCACGGGCAATACCGCAAAAATTTTGGGTATTGACGATATGTACGGAACCTTGGAAGAAGGGAAAAGCGCCACTTTGTTCATCTCCGAAGGAGATGCTTTGGACATGCGCACCAACAAACTCTCCAAGGCCTATATTGATGGCAGGGACATTTCGTTGGAAACCCACCAGACCGAACTTTGGAAACGGTACATGGGCAAATATGAAAGACAACAGGAGGGCCAATAG